Proteins from a genomic interval of Chroococcidiopsis thermalis PCC 7203:
- a CDS encoding HetZ-related protein 2, giving the protein MMSKITMAQLTQTWRSQLAEDYPQASVANRDSIVRWLLGDDLERFDNLTSAQLHVTQQALSFRYRILQKRYLGIPPERAYRRLISRLSSLLVLRHKVRALVALSRDRHRTVVDVIQEVLQELLLRDRYIQQQVAWIAQCTNNFQLRSALLFASIEEYSMRPIRDRPLLVYRTIDYLQRTARGGITYSPNSEQLQLVSDEFFTEESDNSFSWLDNHALVAYQEAETEAEQKAMHDAVKQELSDYLQVKLGMEAVQWLQLYLQGKSQQAIANQLNLDVRQVYRLREKVCYHAGRTFAQKKQPELVANWLKAKVAEHQS; this is encoded by the coding sequence ATGATGTCCAAAATTACAATGGCACAACTAACACAGACATGGCGATCGCAGTTAGCTGAAGACTACCCGCAAGCCAGTGTAGCCAATAGAGACAGTATTGTTCGGTGGTTGCTTGGCGACGACTTAGAACGATTTGACAACCTGACTTCAGCTCAACTACACGTGACTCAACAAGCATTGTCATTTCGCTATCGAATTCTGCAAAAGCGTTATTTAGGCATACCACCAGAACGAGCTTATCGCCGCCTCATCAGTCGTTTGAGTAGTTTATTGGTACTGCGGCACAAAGTTCGCGCTTTAGTTGCCCTCAGTCGCGATCGCCACCGCACTGTGGTAGATGTCATTCAAGAAGTCTTGCAGGAATTATTGCTGCGCGATCGCTACATTCAACAACAAGTAGCCTGGATTGCCCAGTGTACAAACAATTTCCAACTCCGTAGTGCTTTACTATTCGCCAGTATAGAAGAATATTCCATGCGTCCGATCCGCGATCGACCTCTGTTAGTCTATCGGACGATTGACTATTTACAGCGTACGGCACGGGGAGGAATCACTTACTCACCTAACAGCGAGCAATTACAACTCGTGTCAGACGAATTTTTCACGGAGGAAAGCGACAATTCTTTCAGCTGGCTGGATAACCATGCCTTAGTTGCATATCAAGAGGCTGAAACCGAGGCAGAACAAAAAGCGATGCACGATGCTGTCAAACAAGAATTGTCCGATTATTTGCAGGTAAAACTAGGGATGGAAGCAGTACAGTGGTTGCAGCTTTATCTCCAAGGTAAATCGCAGCAGGCGATCGCCAATCAATTAAATTTGGACGTGCGACAAGTTTACCGACTGCGGGAAAAAGTCTGCTACCATGCAGGACGAACTTTTGCCCAGAAAAAACAACCAGAACTCGTAGCTAACTGGCTGAAAGCAAAAGTTGCCGAACACCAAAGTTGA
- a CDS encoding response regulator transcription factor, with protein MIRVLLVEDQEIVRRGLKTLLEIKPDLQVVGEASNGQQAIDAVRSLYAQSDPPDIVLMDIRMPVMDGVTATQQMCQEFTNIKVLVLTTFDDANYVSEALRFGAKGYLLKDTPAEELAEAIRSVHKGYTQFGPGIIEKIAPTTPSPAPTPSPEEPPPGFTELTQRERQVLRQIAAGASNREIAQTLFLSEGTVRNHISRILTRLDLRDRTQAAIIANAFLSWLKE; from the coding sequence ATGATCCGGGTGCTACTAGTTGAAGATCAAGAAATCGTCCGACGCGGCTTGAAAACCTTGCTGGAAATTAAACCTGACTTGCAAGTAGTGGGAGAAGCTAGTAACGGACAGCAAGCAATTGACGCAGTCAGATCGCTATACGCCCAATCCGATCCACCAGATATTGTCCTCATGGATATTCGGATGCCAGTTATGGACGGCGTGACGGCAACTCAACAAATGTGCCAGGAATTTACCAATATTAAAGTTTTAGTTCTAACTACATTTGACGATGCCAATTATGTATCGGAAGCTCTACGCTTTGGTGCAAAGGGATATTTATTGAAAGACACTCCTGCGGAGGAACTAGCAGAAGCCATCCGCAGCGTTCATAAAGGATATACTCAATTTGGTCCTGGCATTATCGAAAAAATTGCTCCCACGACACCCTCCCCAGCACCAACTCCATCCCCAGAAGAACCGCCACCAGGATTTACAGAACTAACGCAACGCGAACGACAGGTGTTACGCCAAATCGCCGCAGGTGCTAGCAATCGAGAAATCGCTCAGACGCTTTTTCTTTCTGAAGGGACAGTCAGAAATCATATTTCTCGAATTTTGACACGCTTGGATTTACGCGATCGCACCCAAGCCGCAATTATTGCCAATGCATTTCTCTCCTGGTTGAAAGAGTAG
- a CDS encoding ATP-binding response regulator — protein sequence MQNKKNGDILIVDDKPDNLRLLSAMLSDRGYEIRAVMSGSAALMGAQAQPPDLILLDINMPEMNGYEVCQRLKANHLTQNIPIIFISALNEVLDKVKAFTFGGVDYITKPFQEEEVFARIETQLSLRRMQVALQTQNDRLQQAEADLRRALEQERMLNQRIEAMTAIEERHRIARDIHDSLGHILVGLNIQMETALTLWQTAPDRAFEFLGEAKKLGTEALNAVRRSVTDIRSDPLQGQLLDRAIAALIAEFHHTTGIAPECQLDLSLPFSNSVNTVVYRIVQEGLTNICKHAKATSVQLQIQTTPTELSLKLQDNGGGFCADENQNGFGLQGMRERVLAVGGQLEITSAPGKGCRITARFPRNEGVV from the coding sequence ATGCAGAATAAGAAAAATGGAGATATTCTGATCGTCGATGACAAGCCGGATAACCTACGGTTATTATCTGCTATGTTGAGCGATCGCGGTTATGAAATACGCGCAGTGATGAGCGGATCGGCGGCTTTAATGGGAGCGCAGGCACAGCCCCCAGACTTGATCTTATTAGATATTAATATGCCTGAAATGAACGGGTATGAAGTTTGTCAGCGCCTCAAAGCAAATCATCTGACTCAAAATATTCCCATCATTTTTATCAGTGCGTTAAACGAAGTTTTGGATAAAGTCAAAGCCTTTACATTTGGTGGAGTCGATTACATCACCAAACCATTTCAAGAAGAGGAAGTCTTCGCCCGCATTGAAACGCAGCTATCTTTACGTCGGATGCAAGTAGCATTACAAACCCAAAACGATCGCTTGCAGCAAGCAGAAGCCGATCTCCGCCGCGCCTTGGAACAGGAACGGATGTTAAACCAGCGGATCGAAGCAATGACTGCAATAGAAGAACGCCATCGCATCGCCCGTGACATTCACGACTCTCTGGGACATATTTTAGTCGGACTCAACATTCAAATGGAAACCGCGCTAACGCTTTGGCAAACAGCACCCGATCGCGCTTTTGAGTTTCTGGGCGAAGCAAAAAAACTAGGCACTGAGGCATTAAATGCCGTGCGCCGTTCGGTAACAGATATTCGGTCAGATCCGCTGCAAGGTCAATTATTAGATCGGGCGATCGCTGCCTTAATCGCAGAATTTCATCACACAACAGGCATTGCCCCTGAGTGTCAGCTCGATCTCTCCCTTCCCTTTTCTAACTCAGTAAATACTGTGGTATATCGAATTGTGCAAGAAGGATTGACAAATATCTGCAAACATGCAAAAGCTACATCTGTTCAGTTACAAATTCAAACCACGCCCACCGAGCTATCACTGAAGCTGCAAGATAATGGTGGCGGCTTTTGTGCAGATGAAAACCAGAATGGCTTTGGATTGCAGGGAATGCGCGAACGAGTGCTAGCGGTTGGAGGACAGTTAGAAATTACCAGCGCACCTGGCAAAGGATGTAGAATTACAGCCAGATTTCCTAGAAATGAGGGAGTCGTGTAG
- a CDS encoding cytochrome-c peroxidase — protein MTKQVLRRIYLVALVFLATLVAIWWQRIQTPQPMREAVFERIETVQVDEPIQPIPLQISLDRGKVALGEQLFHEPRLSSDNKISCLSCHALNRGGADNKAFSIGVNGKVGNINAPTVYNSAFNAYLNWNGKFATLEDFTTAVIQNPTAMGIEWQVLLPKLQRVPDYVRAFNQNYPDGLTATNVVDAIATYLRSLYTPNSRFDRYLRGDKSAINATEKEGYRLFQAYGCVSCHQGMNVGGNLFQKFGIMGDYFRDRGKITKVDLGRYNVTQNEADMFVFRVPSLRNVALTAPYFHDGSARTLEQAINIMAKYQLGRSLSAKDTQLIVQFLRTLTGEHSELKSGDR, from the coding sequence ATGACTAAGCAAGTTCTTCGCAGGATATATCTTGTTGCATTGGTATTTTTGGCAACATTGGTAGCCATTTGGTGGCAACGCATCCAAACGCCCCAACCAATGAGAGAAGCTGTGTTTGAACGCATAGAAACCGTACAAGTCGATGAACCGATTCAACCAATTCCACTCCAGATTTCCTTGGATCGAGGTAAGGTGGCGTTGGGCGAGCAACTGTTTCACGAGCCGCGACTCTCCTCAGATAATAAAATTTCTTGCCTCAGTTGTCACGCTCTCAATCGCGGGGGGGCAGATAACAAGGCTTTTTCAATTGGCGTGAATGGTAAAGTAGGTAACATTAATGCTCCAACTGTATATAATTCAGCATTTAATGCTTACTTGAATTGGAATGGTAAATTTGCCACGTTGGAAGACTTCACCACAGCCGTGATTCAAAATCCAACAGCAATGGGAATTGAATGGCAAGTTTTGCTGCCAAAGTTGCAACGGGTTCCAGACTATGTACGGGCGTTTAACCAAAATTATCCTGATGGTTTGACAGCCACAAATGTTGTAGATGCGATCGCCACTTATTTGCGATCGCTATACACTCCCAATTCGCGCTTCGATCGCTACTTACGCGGCGATAAATCTGCGATTAATGCTACAGAAAAAGAAGGCTATCGACTATTCCAAGCTTACGGTTGCGTTAGTTGCCATCAAGGAATGAATGTGGGAGGCAATTTGTTTCAAAAGTTTGGCATTATGGGCGACTATTTTCGCGATCGCGGTAAGATTACGAAAGTAGATTTAGGGCGCTATAACGTCACTCAAAATGAGGCGGATATGTTTGTCTTTCGCGTCCCTAGCCTCCGCAATGTTGCCTTAACAGCACCCTATTTTCACGATGGTTCCGCTCGGACGTTAGAACAAGCAATTAATATCATGGCAAAGTATCAACTAGGGCGATCGCTTTCTGCTAAAGATACCCAGTTAATCGTTCAGTTCCTCCGCACTCTCACGGGAGAGCATTCTGAATTAAAATCTGGCGATCGGTAA
- a CDS encoding DAHL domain-containing protein — protein sequence MRPLRLKKFTSALSDYLLPTGAVILFLLLWMKSQAIEPNRHNRYISNLLRIQELDARINQNVLQARLGLLPYYDPIVHELAKLKRIQADLQQIPAFIDAGERQSIDRAIELHIQLYQDKESQIEQFKSQIAILRNSESYFPVSVNSLLQNQTIDPTLAALLNKLLQDVLLFNLTTSQELKPEIEDTISQILAVSRPTAQRADVKRAIAHARIILARRPQGDRLVNNILSLPTGDRGEDIAQTYYNAYQQALDTASLNRLALYLLSTLLVIGIATSIIWKLRTSAIAVQQSEVKLRAIFENSLFGIFRVRLEDGLILAANQRFANMLGHKSAAEIVGHKRTIDFYVDPSQRQQMLEIVQQQGEINNFEQQFRCQDGTTFWGLFSARLNVAEGCLEGAIADISDRKAAEAALAQAKEAAEVANHAKTKFLSHMSHELRTPLSVILGFTQLLTRSNQLDPKQQEYLDTISRSGEHLLALINDVLEMSKIEADRITLNEQDFNLHHLLDGLQQMFQLRATSKGLEFIVERSPDLPECIRTDESKLRQVLVNLIGNAIKFTQAGSVTLRVSLGSRESGVGSREEGQEGQGGQGGTRGSHDRREWGLGGEGGQGRQGGQGGQGGQGGQGSNSSHQPLATSHSFSLLTFSVTDTGVGIAPAEVDRLFDPFVQAEAGISSQEGTGLGLPISRKFVQLMGGNITVESRLGEGSCFEFYIQAENTAADVIPSPTTSRQVIGLAAGQPAYRILIVEDKPSNRQLLLELLQPVGFDVREAENGREAIAIWQSWQPHLIWMDLRMPVMDGYAATKQIKSAPDAPIIIVLTGSAFEEERQIAVATGCDDFIRKPFRAEVLFEKMTEYLGVQYIYKEEEGRKAIDSTRNLHASSLQVMPVEWIEQLRQAAICVNAKLLHQLIAQIPPSHASLAQSIAHLVDNFQFEEIVNLTSAFCH from the coding sequence ATGCGTCCACTGCGTTTGAAAAAATTCACTTCTGCCCTGAGTGACTATTTGCTGCCAACGGGTGCAGTCATCTTATTTTTACTGCTGTGGATGAAGTCACAAGCGATCGAGCCCAATCGACACAATCGCTACATTAGCAATTTACTACGAATTCAAGAACTCGATGCGCGGATAAATCAAAATGTCTTGCAAGCACGGTTGGGATTGCTGCCGTACTACGATCCAATCGTACATGAATTGGCAAAACTAAAACGAATTCAAGCAGATCTACAACAAATTCCGGCGTTTATTGATGCAGGCGAACGACAGTCAATCGATCGCGCTATTGAACTACATATTCAACTCTATCAGGACAAGGAAAGCCAGATCGAACAGTTTAAGTCTCAAATAGCTATTTTGCGTAATTCCGAATCATATTTTCCTGTTTCTGTCAATAGTTTGCTCCAGAATCAGACGATCGATCCAACTTTAGCAGCTCTTCTGAATAAATTATTGCAGGACGTACTGTTATTCAACCTCACCACCAGCCAAGAATTAAAACCAGAGATTGAAGATACAATTTCTCAAATTCTTGCTGTATCTCGCCCTACGGCTCAACGTGCGGATGTAAAACGAGCGATCGCCCATGCCCGAATCATCTTAGCGCGCCGTCCCCAAGGAGATCGCTTAGTAAATAACATATTGTCGCTACCGACTGGCGATCGCGGTGAAGACATTGCCCAAACTTACTACAACGCCTATCAACAAGCACTCGATACGGCAAGTCTGAATCGACTGGCACTTTATCTACTCTCTACATTACTAGTCATTGGAATTGCCACTTCAATTATTTGGAAACTCCGCACCTCTGCGATCGCCGTACAACAAAGCGAAGTAAAATTACGGGCAATTTTTGAGAACTCCCTGTTCGGCATTTTTCGCGTGCGGCTGGAAGATGGCTTAATTTTAGCCGCTAACCAGAGATTTGCGAACATGTTAGGACATAAATCGGCAGCAGAGATCGTCGGACATAAGCGCACTATCGATTTTTACGTCGATCCTAGCCAACGTCAGCAAATGCTCGAAATCGTGCAACAGCAAGGCGAAATTAATAACTTCGAGCAGCAATTTCGCTGCCAAGACGGGACGACATTCTGGGGGTTATTTTCGGCACGGTTAAACGTTGCAGAAGGATGTTTGGAAGGTGCGATCGCCGATATTAGCGATCGCAAAGCTGCTGAAGCCGCCCTAGCGCAGGCAAAAGAAGCCGCAGAAGTCGCAAATCATGCCAAAACTAAGTTTCTTTCTCACATGAGTCACGAATTACGCACTCCCTTAAGCGTAATTTTAGGCTTTACGCAACTCCTGACTCGCAGCAACCAACTCGATCCCAAACAACAGGAATATCTCGATACAATTAGCCGCAGTGGGGAACACCTCCTCGCCTTAATTAACGACGTATTGGAAATGTCCAAAATTGAAGCAGACAGAATTACGCTCAACGAGCAAGATTTCAACCTGCATCATTTACTGGATGGACTGCAACAAATGTTTCAATTGAGAGCCACATCCAAAGGGTTAGAATTTATCGTCGAGCGATCGCCCGATCTACCTGAATGCATTCGCACCGACGAAAGTAAACTGCGTCAGGTTTTAGTCAATCTAATTGGCAATGCGATTAAATTTACTCAGGCTGGAAGTGTAACTCTGCGCGTTAGTTTAGGAAGTCGGGAGTCGGGAGTCGGGAGCAGGGAAGAAGGACAAGAAGGACAAGGGGGACAAGGGGGAACTCGGGGATCCCACGACCGAAGGGAGTGGGGATTAGGGGGCGAAGGGGGACAAGGGAGACAAGGGGGACAAGGGGGACAAGGGGGACAAGGGGGACAAGGAAGCAATTCTAGTCACCAGCCACTAGCCACTAGCCACTCATTCTCACTACTCACTTTTTCAGTCACAGACACTGGAGTCGGAATCGCTCCAGCAGAAGTCGATCGCCTTTTCGATCCGTTCGTGCAAGCGGAAGCGGGTATTAGTTCTCAGGAGGGAACGGGGTTGGGATTGCCGATTAGTCGCAAATTCGTGCAATTGATGGGTGGAAATATTACGGTGGAAAGCCGTTTGGGTGAGGGAAGTTGCTTTGAGTTTTATATTCAAGCAGAGAATACCGCAGCCGATGTCATTCCATCACCAACAACCTCCAGACAAGTTATCGGGTTAGCTGCGGGACAGCCTGCATATCGAATTTTGATTGTGGAGGATAAGCCCAGCAATCGACAGTTGTTGTTAGAACTACTCCAACCTGTAGGGTTTGACGTGCGAGAAGCAGAGAATGGACGAGAGGCGATCGCAATTTGGCAAAGTTGGCAACCGCACCTAATCTGGATGGATCTGCGAATGCCTGTCATGGATGGATACGCAGCCACCAAACAAATTAAATCAGCCCCAGATGCTCCCATTATCATTGTCTTAACTGGTAGTGCTTTTGAGGAAGAACGCCAAATTGCCGTTGCTACTGGCTGCGATGACTTTATCCGCAAGCCTTTCCGTGCCGAAGTCCTATTTGAGAAAATGACTGAATATCTTGGCGTGCAGTATATTTACAAGGAGGAAGAAGGGAGAAAAGCGATCGATTCAACCCGCAATCTTCATGCTTCATCCTTACAAGTCATGCCTGTTGAATGGATCGAACAATTGCGCCAAGCGGCGATTTGCGTTAATGCTAAGTTATTACATCAATTAATCGCCCAAATTCCTCCATCACACGCATCTTTAGCCCAGTCGATCGCGCATTTAGTCGATAATTTCCAGTTTGAAGAAATTGTAAATTTGACGAGTGCTTTCTGTCACTAG
- a CDS encoding response regulator, with protein sequence MVNRASRRVLLIENENAIRELAQICLEIAAGWEVLVADSRCEIIVLAQTRQVDAILLDLDACTTKYSDRSVEVAADLTPDRDWSTILQQLQQNPVTQHIPVILLTNTIHSYQLPQSLDLGVIVAIAKPFDLLALANQVAIALNWN encoded by the coding sequence GTGGTTAATCGTGCATCTCGCCGTGTTTTACTGATTGAGAATGAGAATGCGATTCGAGAACTAGCTCAGATTTGTTTAGAAATCGCTGCTGGCTGGGAAGTTTTGGTTGCTGATTCACGTTGCGAAATTATTGTCTTAGCCCAGACAAGACAAGTCGATGCGATTTTATTAGACTTAGATGCCTGCACTACCAAGTATAGCGATCGCTCAGTAGAAGTTGCAGCAGATCTCACACCCGATCGCGACTGGTCAACAATCTTACAACAATTACAGCAAAATCCCGTGACTCAGCATATTCCCGTGATTTTATTAACCAATACCATACACTCTTATCAGTTACCACAATCGCTTGATTTAGGTGTAATTGTGGCGATCGCCAAGCCATTCGATTTATTAGCTTTGGCTAACCAAGTCGCGATCGCGCTGAACTGGAACTAG
- a CDS encoding response regulator translates to MKRILIIDDEQDIREATQICLEISGEWEVLTASSGAEGLVTAASEQPDAILLDVMMPDMDGLTTFQKLQAHPLTQNIPVILLTAKAQPAEQRQFTQIQVAAVITKPYDPFTLANQIEQVLIAAKS, encoded by the coding sequence ATGAAACGCATTTTAATTATTGATGACGAGCAGGATATTCGGGAAGCGACTCAAATTTGTCTGGAGATATCAGGGGAATGGGAAGTGCTGACAGCTAGCTCTGGTGCAGAGGGATTGGTGACAGCTGCATCCGAACAGCCTGACGCGATTCTGTTAGATGTGATGATGCCGGATATGGATGGATTAACTACATTCCAAAAGTTGCAAGCTCATCCTTTGACGCAAAATATTCCTGTCATTTTACTCACCGCTAAAGCTCAACCTGCGGAACAGAGACAGTTTACACAAATTCAGGTAGCGGCGGTAATTACTAAGCCTTACGATCCTTTTACCTTGGCTAATCAAATCGAGCAAGTTTTGATTGCTGCTAAGTCATGA
- a CDS encoding ATP-binding protein: MQTNRSLSNSTCGASEEQIASLEVLLHRMMNRIRQSLELPAILSGTVAEVRAFLGTDRVMVYRFDLDGSGEVVAESVQEERLPSLLGQHFPAEDIPPLARELFLKARQRSIVDVAAQEIGSSSLDCPVTGVSLPEIDIRFRPVDPCHVEYLTSMGVQSSLVVPILHRDRLWGLLVSHHSLPRQVTDRELQVVQLVADQLSIAIAQSTLLEQTRIQAQQEATINRVAKLLHSMTEMQLQQALELTVSALGGTGGRVYISPQRPGTAAQLLTCGEQPIWRSEAGCQLYLEEYSSWRSWLDAQTTVDDDRCTWAIADWHGLEIPPELALAWFPVRIRGLLIVRLQYRQQILGYLSVFRREIEIETLWARRPDRDDPRHTRPIQSFETWRELKQGQAQAWTSAEIELAQALGSHFALAIQQYELYLQVHALNADLSRDIQERRQAEIKICALNAQLEQRVEERTAELQRANIDLLREISVREQAQASLERLSRQNELILNSAGEGIYGLNAQGKITFVNPAAARMLGYRVRELIGSNCDRDLEIHASYFLPETRDRSNAKFIHAIVNHSQPDGTPYTWEDSPIYATLQTGAVQYITNDIFYRRDGSKFPVEYVSTPIREQGKIVGAVVIFKDITERQIVERMKDEFVSVVSHELRTPLTSIRTALGLLARGFLETQPAKRQRMLEIAFDNTNRLVRLISDILDIERINSGKVIMHKQLCDASELIVQSAEVMQAMAEKAEINLCVTPVSAKLWVDPDRIVQTLTNLLSNAIKFSSPGSTVWLSAELGSREQGAGSREEGQGDKGDKGDKEAEEQRRLGAITNHQLPTTNYQLPITNYQLSTNITFQVKDTGRGIPADKLESIFERFQQVDASNSGHQGGTGLGLAICRSIVQQHGGQIWVESVLGTGSTFSFTLPLAENSDR, from the coding sequence ATGCAAACAAATCGTTCCCTGTCAAATTCTACTTGTGGAGCGAGCGAAGAACAGATCGCTTCGCTGGAAGTGTTGCTACATCGGATGATGAATCGCATTCGTCAATCTTTGGAGTTGCCTGCGATTCTTTCAGGAACTGTTGCCGAAGTGCGTGCCTTTTTGGGAACCGATCGCGTGATGGTTTATCGGTTCGATTTAGATGGTAGTGGCGAAGTCGTAGCAGAATCGGTGCAGGAAGAACGTTTACCATCTTTACTGGGACAACACTTTCCTGCCGAAGATATTCCGCCCCTGGCGCGAGAGTTGTTTTTGAAGGCGCGTCAGCGTTCGATTGTTGATGTGGCAGCACAGGAAATTGGCTCAAGTTCGTTGGATTGTCCGGTTACCGGAGTATCGCTTCCAGAAATTGACATTCGATTTCGCCCTGTCGATCCTTGCCATGTGGAGTATCTCACTTCGATGGGGGTGCAGTCTTCTCTAGTCGTGCCGATCTTACATCGCGATCGCCTGTGGGGGTTGTTAGTATCCCATCACAGTTTACCGCGACAAGTTACAGACCGAGAGTTGCAGGTGGTGCAGTTGGTAGCAGATCAATTATCAATTGCGATCGCCCAAAGTACCTTGCTCGAACAAACTCGCATCCAAGCCCAACAAGAAGCCACGATTAACCGCGTGGCTAAATTATTGCATTCCATGACCGAGATGCAGTTACAGCAAGCGTTAGAGCTAACTGTCTCGGCGCTGGGGGGAACGGGTGGCAGAGTTTATATTAGTCCCCAAAGACCAGGAACCGCAGCGCAGTTGTTGACTTGTGGCGAACAACCGATTTGGCGATCTGAAGCGGGGTGCCAGTTGTATCTGGAAGAATATTCGAGTTGGCGATCGTGGCTAGACGCACAAACAACTGTGGATGACGATCGCTGTACTTGGGCGATCGCCGATTGGCACGGTCTAGAAATTCCTCCAGAATTGGCGCTGGCATGGTTTCCGGTGCGAATTCGCGGTTTGTTAATCGTGCGCTTGCAGTACCGACAGCAAATTTTAGGTTATTTGAGCGTATTTCGACGGGAAATTGAGATTGAAACCCTATGGGCGCGACGACCCGATCGCGACGATCCGCGCCACACGCGCCCGATTCAATCTTTTGAAACTTGGCGAGAATTAAAACAAGGACAAGCGCAAGCCTGGACGAGTGCGGAAATAGAACTAGCTCAAGCTCTAGGTAGCCATTTCGCTCTGGCAATTCAACAATACGAACTGTATTTGCAAGTTCATGCCCTCAACGCCGATTTATCTCGCGACATTCAAGAGCGCAGGCAAGCAGAGATTAAAATTTGTGCTTTAAATGCCCAATTAGAGCAACGAGTCGAGGAGCGAACCGCAGAACTACAACGTGCTAATATCGATTTACTCAGAGAAATTAGCGTGCGCGAACAGGCGCAAGCTTCCTTAGAACGCCTCAGCCGCCAAAATGAATTAATTCTCAACTCGGCAGGCGAAGGAATTTACGGTTTAAATGCTCAAGGCAAAATTACCTTTGTTAATCCCGCTGCCGCGAGAATGTTGGGATACCGAGTTAGAGAGCTAATTGGATCTAATTGCGATCGCGATTTAGAAATTCATGCCAGCTACTTTTTACCAGAAACGCGCGATCGCTCCAATGCTAAATTTATCCATGCCATCGTCAACCACTCCCAACCGGACGGCACGCCTTACACTTGGGAAGACAGCCCGATTTACGCTACCCTCCAAACTGGAGCAGTACAATACATAACCAACGATATTTTTTATCGTCGCGACGGGTCAAAATTTCCAGTTGAATACGTTAGCACTCCAATTCGAGAACAGGGAAAGATTGTCGGTGCAGTTGTCATATTTAAAGACATTACCGAGCGCCAAATTGTCGAGCGGATGAAGGATGAGTTTGTCTCAGTTGTCAGCCACGAACTCCGAACTCCTCTCACTTCAATTCGTACTGCTTTGGGTTTGCTAGCACGGGGTTTTCTAGAGACTCAACCAGCCAAACGGCAGCGGATGTTAGAAATTGCGTTTGACAATACCAACCGTTTAGTCCGCCTCATTAGCGACATTCTCGACATCGAACGGATCAATTCTGGCAAAGTCATTATGCACAAACAGCTTTGCGATGCATCTGAATTGATCGTCCAATCGGCAGAGGTTATGCAAGCAATGGCTGAGAAAGCAGAAATTAATCTGTGCGTCACACCAGTATCAGCAAAGTTGTGGGTAGATCCAGACCGAATCGTGCAGACGTTGACTAACCTACTTAGCAATGCGATTAAATTTTCCTCCCCAGGATCTACAGTGTGGCTGAGTGCGGAACTAGGGAGCAGGGAGCAGGGAGCAGGGAGCAGGGAAGAAGGACAAGGGGACAAGGGGGACAAGGGGGACAAGGAAGCAGAGGAGCAGAGGAGACTAGGAGCAATAACCAACCATCAACTACCAACTACCAACTACCAACTACCCATTACCAATTACCAATTGTCAACCAACATCACATTCCAAGTGAAAGACACCGGACGCGGTATTCCTGCTGATAAACTCGAATCAATTTTTGAACGCTTTCAGCAAGTCGATGCTTCTAACTCCGGTCATCAAGGCGGGACTGGCTTAGGACTAGCAATTTGCCGCAGCATCGTACAGCAACACGGAGGACAAATCTGGGTCGAAAGTGTTTTAGGGACAGGCAGTACTTTTTCCTTCACCCTACCCTTAGCAGAAAACAGTGACCGGTGA